Proteins co-encoded in one Ananas comosus cultivar F153 linkage group 15, ASM154086v1, whole genome shotgun sequence genomic window:
- the LOC109721538 gene encoding wiskott-Aldrich syndrome protein family member 1-like yields MAEPEKKLNPEPKANNDEEELNQEPISIDKPSEEGGGGGGGGGGGGELMGYLDVFVHQARDIHNICIYHKQDVYAKLSLTADSPAAALXPPKTYSPVPVPAPAALAVLKPPARLHSLALDLLRPPSHLLQPPPLPLKPPLIKRPPPPVLQPLSLLPLRLLDQDLHQELRRLVGLKRRLPPRPPPRLPLRQNSVDSVSAFRNETPLSSVTTTDSPVVPPSTPQSADPPSEKEKVQEATEGQAESSPIGKSPSSDSVVKPIVSINIEPEETVVQQDIVDMYMKSMQQFTESLAKMKLPMDTENKSGPNSENGESSSEKQVAPSKGTGPKVFYGSRAFF; encoded by the exons ATGGCCGAGCCAGAGAAGAAGCTCAATCCCGAGCCAAAAGCCAACAACGACGAGGAGGAGCTGAACCAAGAGCCCATATCAATCGACAAGCCCtcggaggaaggaggaggaggaggaggaggaggaggaggaggaggggagctCATGGGCTACCTCGACGTGTTCGTGCACCAGGCGCGCGACATCCACAACATCTGCATCTACCACAAGCAGGACGTCTACGCCAAGCTCTCGCTCACCGCCgactcccccgccgccgccctctNGCCA CCAAAGACTTACTCCCCCGTCCCCGTCCCCGCCCCCGCCGCTTTAGCCGTACTGAAGCCCCCCGCTCGGCTGCATTCTCTCGCTCTCGACTTGCTTCGGCCGCCCTCTCACCTTCTCcagcctcctcctctcccccttaAGCCGCCGCTGATTAaacggccgccgccgccagtCCTGCAGCCGCTCTCCCTACTCCCGCTTCGGCTCCTCGACCAGGACCTCCATCAAGAACTGCGCCGACTCGTAGGTCTAAagcgtcgcctccctcctcggccgccgcctcgcctgCCGCTCCGCCAGAACAGCGTCGATTCCGTTTCGGCTTTCCGGAACGAGACTCCTTTGAGCAGCGTCACGACTACGGACTCTCCTGTGGTTCCCCCTTCGACTCCTCAGTCTGCAGATCCTCCGAGCGAGAAAGAGAAAGTTCAAGAAGCTACCGAAGGGCAGGCCGAATCTTCTCCTATCGGGAAGTCGCCGTCGTCGGATTCCGTTGTAAAGCCGATAGTTAGTATAAACATCGAACCGGAGGAGACGGTCGTGCAGCAAGACATCGTCGATATGTACATGAAGAGCATGCAGCAGTTCACCGAGTCTCTCGCGAAGATGAAACTTCCGATGGATACTGAGAACAAAAGCGGTCCCAATAGTGAGAATGGCGAGTCGAGCTCCGAGAAGCAGGTGGCGCCGTCGAAGGGGACCGGTCCGAAAGTCTTTTACGGCAGCAGGGCATTCTTCTGA